ACGCCGTTGACGTAAAAGATAAATATATTGAGACGATCCGGACAAAAACGTGGTTGAACAACACCATCACCCCCTACCGGTTATATCTGAAATTCCTGTATGACTATTTTAAGGACGAGATAAGCCAGGCCGATGAGGTCTTTTTTAAATATGTGCCTGAGAATTTCAGGAAACTCGAATATCAGGAACAGGCAGTCCTGAATGCAAAGAAGATTCTTGAGGAGTACGGAGGGGGTTTTATATCAGACGTGGTTGGCCTCGGAAAGACGTATATGGGATAGTCACGAATAGCGTTGACAGCTTAATATCCTGGGAGAACAAAAATGGCTCAAGGCCTTCCGTCCGCTGAAGAACACGCTTGAGCTCAGGCCTGTTTATCATTGCAAGGATGAGAGGTTTAGGACTCATGTTCTCATATGCTTCCTCTCCAGGTGCTTGTCCGTATCTGCGAGCGTCAGACAGGCCTAAGCTGGAACCGTTGTATATGGACAAACTTAAAAATGATCAGAACTGTTAATTCTGCTATAATAAAATAAAATTAAAAATTTCTTTAGGAGTATAACTTGAGAGAATATCCTATATTAAAGAACGCACCTATAACAGAAGCTCTTATAGATATTCGTGTAAAACTGCCGAATGACTTTGATGTCACAGAGATAGATTCAATATATGAAAGCATTTCAGCAGATTACCCTGAAAAACAAGTGCAAAGACAAATCGAAGCTCAAATTGACATAAAAAAGGAAGAATCAGTAAAAACATCTGCCACTAAAGTTACGGGCTACCGTTATATTTCCTCGGACAGAAAGCAGATAATACAGGCCAGCTTAGATGGTTTTACTGTTAGTAGATTGAAACCGTATATCCGATGGGAACAACTACGTAACGAAGCATTTAGACTATGGAAATTTTATCGGAATATTACATCTCCAGAGTGTATTACAAGAGTAGCAGTACGCTACATTAATAATCTGAATATTCCTATGCCCATAAAGGATTTTGGTGAATATTTAACTGCACCTCCTGTTGTACCGCCGGAATTACCTCAAGGAGTAAGCAGCTTTTTGACTCGTGTGGTAATACATGAGCCATCTATTGGTGCCAACGCTATAATTACTCAGGCCCTAGATCAGATCGTTACCGATATAGCTCCAATTATACTTGACATTGATGTTTTTAAGTTTCAATCAGACGGAATAGAGGAAAAAGATGCATGGGAGATAATAGAAAAGCTGCGACAGTTTAAGAATGAAATATTTTTTAGCAGTATTACAAATAAATTAAAGGAGATATACAAATGAGCACAGCAATTCAATGTATTGATTGTCCAAGTGTTTCAAGTTTCTCCGGCATTGGATTCAGTGATGAATTTAGTAATCTCAAGAAGTACTGTGAAAACGGAATCAGAGAG
This portion of the Nitrospirota bacterium genome encodes:
- a CDS encoding TIGR04255 family protein, with the translated sequence MREYPILKNAPITEALIDIRVKLPNDFDVTEIDSIYESISADYPEKQVQRQIEAQIDIKKEESVKTSATKVTGYRYISSDRKQIIQASLDGFTVSRLKPYIRWEQLRNEAFRLWKFYRNITSPECITRVAVRYINNLNIPMPIKDFGEYLTAPPVVPPELPQGVSSFLTRVVIHEPSIGANAIITQALDQIVTDIAPIILDIDVFKFQSDGIEEKDAWEIIEKLRQFKNEIFFSSITNKLKEIYK